A region from the Lemur catta isolate mLemCat1 chromosome 7, mLemCat1.pri, whole genome shotgun sequence genome encodes:
- the LOC123642067 gene encoding olfactory receptor 481-like: protein METGNGTMVTEFIILGLTEDPTLCSVFFVVFLGIYIVTILGNISIIMLIRRSPQLHTPMYLFLSHLAFVDIGYSTSVTPIMIVSFLRERTAIPVAACIAQLGSDVVFGTAECFLLATMAYDRYVAICSPLLYSTHMSPRVCIILLIASYVGGCVNSSSFTGCLLSLTFCGPNKINHFFCDLPPLVKLSCTHIYVAEISPAVSAGSIIVITLFIIIVSYLYILHSILKMCSTEGRHKAFSTCTSHLTAVTLFYGTVTFVYVIPKSSHSADHTKVMSVFYTVIIPMLNPLIYSLRNKEVKEAMRKLIVRIHSSFERNPV, encoded by the coding sequence ATGGAGACTGGAAATGGCACAATGGTGACAGAGTTCATTATTTTGGGGTTAACAGAAGATCCTACTCTTTGTTCAGTATTCTTTGTGGTCTTTCTAGGAATCTACATTGTTACCATATTGGGCAATATCAGCATAATCATGTTAATCCGAAGAAGCCCTCAGCTTCACACCCCTATGTACCTCTTCCTCAGCCATTTGGCCTTTGTGGACATCGGCTATTCCACATCAGTCACACCTATCATGATTGTGAGTTTCCTGAGGGAGAGAACTGCTATCCCTGTTGCTGCCTGCATAGCCCAGCTTGGCTCTGATGTTGTCTTTGGGACAGCAGAGTGCTTCCTGCTGGCCACCATGGCCTATGatcgctatgtggccatctgctCCCCACTTCTCTACTCCACACACATGTCTCCTAGGGTCTGCATCATTTTGTTGATTGCTTCCTATGTGGGTGGGTGTGTGAACTCTTCATCATTTACTGGCTGCTTACTGAGCTTGACTTTCTGTGGACCAAACAAAATCAACCATTTCTTCTGTGACCTCCCACCACTGGTGAAGCTTTCTTGTACCCATATTTATGTTGCTGAAATATCTCCTGCTGTCTCAGCTGGGTCAATCATTGTAATCACACTGTTTATCATAATTGTTTCATATCTGTACATCCTCCACTCAATCCTGAAGATGTGCTCCACTGAGGGAAGGCACAAGGCTTTCTCCACCTGCACCTCCCACCTCACTGCAGTCACTCTGTTTTATGGGACAGTTACATTCGTTTATGTTATACCAAAGTCAAGCCACTCAGCTGATCATACTAAAGTGATGTCTGTGTTCTACACAGTAATAATCCCCATGCTGAACCCTCTGATCTACAGTCTGAggaacaaggaggtgaaagaggcCATGAGAAAATTGATAGTGAGAATACATTCCTCATTTGAAAGAAATCCAGTGTGA
- the LOC123642396 gene encoding olfactory receptor 502-like — MDSQVDRNHTAVREFILLGLTDDPVLRVILFVIILCIYWVTISGNLSTIILIRISSQLHHPMYFFLSHLASADIGFSSSVTPNMLVNFLVERNTISYLGCAIQHFSVAFFGTVECFLLAAMAYDRFVAICNPLLYSTKMSTQVCVQLLIVAYLSGFLNASSFTFSFFSLSFCGPNQVNHFFCDFAPLLELSCADISVPTAVPSFSAGSVIVVTVLVIAVSYIYILITILKMCSTEGRHKAFSTCTSHLSAVTLFYGTTTFNYVMPKSSSTDQNKVVSVFYMVVIPMLNPLIYSLRNKEIKGALKRELGRKIFS; from the coding sequence ATGGATTCCCAGGTAGACAGGAACCACACTGCTGTGAGGGAGTTCATTCTATTGGGCTTAACAGATGATCCGGTCCTTCGTGTCATCCTCTTTGTGATCATCCTATGCATCTACTGGGTGACCATATCTGGCAACCTCAGCACAATCATTCTAATCAGAATCTCCTCTCAGCTCCATCaccctatgtatttttttctgagccaCTTGGCTTCTGCTGACATAGGCTTTTCATCTTCTGTCACCCCCAACATGCTTGTAAACTTCCTGGTGGAGAGAAATACAATCTCCTACCTTGGATGTGCCATCCAGCATTTTTCAGTTGCTTTCTTTGGAACAGTTGAATGCTTCCTTCTGGCTGCCATGGCTTATGACCGCTTTGTGGCAATCTGCAACCCGCTGCTTTATTCAACCAAAATGTCCACACAAGTCTGTGTCCAGTTACTCATAGTGGCTTATTTAAGTGGTTTTCTTAATGCTTCCtcctttactttttccttcttttctttatccttctgTGGCCCAAATCAAGTCAAtcattttttctgtgattttgctCCATTACTTGAACTCTCCTGTGCTGATATCAGTGTCCCCACAGCTGTTCCCTCATTTTCTGCTGGCTCTGTCATTGTGGTCACAGTGCTTGTCATAGCCGTCTCCTACATCTACATCCTCATCACCATCCTGAAGATGTGCTCCACTGAGGGGCGCCAcaaggccttctccacctgcacctcccacctctctgcGGTCACTCTCTTCTATGGGACCACTACATTCAATTATGTGATGCCCAAGTCCAGCTCAACTGACCAGAACAAGGTGGTGTCTGTGTTCTACATGGTGGTGATCCCCATGTTGAACCCCCTCATCTACAGTCTCAGGAACAAGGAGATCAAGGGGGCTCTGAAGAGAGagcttggaagaaaaatattttcttag
- the LOC123642069 gene encoding olfactory receptor 10T2-like, with product MGNHTSVSTFLLWGFSSFRDLQNLLFAVIFVSHVTIVAANVSIMVAIKLSHNLHTPMYFFLCGLSFSETCTSMVVIPRMLVDLISENKTISLPECATQMFFFLGLAANNCFIMAAMSYDRYTAIHNPLHYHTLMTRKTCLLLMVASWVVGFLISLCIVITIFNLSFCDLNTIQHFFCDISPVVCLACDYTSYHEMAIFVLSAFVLVGSFILIMISYVFIVFIVMKMPSAKGKYKAFSTCSSHLTVVSIHYGFACFVYLRPKDSDSFPKDMLMAVTYTVLTPLLNPIVYSLRNKEMQIALRKSPGSVIRFFLQMTNKRPLNIF from the coding sequence ATGGGCAACCACACTTCAGTGAGCACATTTCTTCTGTGGGGATTTTCCAGTTTCCGAGACCTACAGAACTTACTCTTTGCAGTGATTTTCGTCTCCCATGTGACCATCGTAGCTGCAAACGTGTCCATAATGGTGGCCATCAAGCTCAGTCACAACCttcacacccccatgtacttttTCCTCTGTGGCCTGTCCTTTTCAGAAACCTGTACCTCTATGGTAGTCATCCCCCGCATGTTAGTGGACTTGATATCAGAGAACAAGACCATTTCTCTTCCTGAGTGTGCCAcacagatgtttttctttttgggcTTGGCCGCCAACAACTGTTTCATCATGGCTGCCATGTCCTATGACCGGTACACAGCCATCCACAACCCACTTCACTATCACACCCTTATGACAAGAAAGACCTGCTTGTTATTGATGGTGGCTTCTTGGGTGGTTGGCTTCCTGATTTCTCTGTGCATTGTCATCACTATATTCaacttgtctttttgtgacttgaACACCATCCAGCACTTCTTTTGCGACATCTCACCCGTGGTCTGCCTTGCTTGTGATTACACTTCTTACCATGAAATGGCTATTTTTGTGCTTTCTGCCTTTGTGCTCGTGGGCagctttattttaattatgatttcCTATGTCTTCATTGTGTTTATAGTCATGAAAATGCCCTCTGCAAAGGGAAAGTAtaaggccttctccacctgctcctcTCACCTCACTGTCGTGTCCATACATTATGGATTTGCTTGCTTTGTCTATTTGAGGCCCAAGGACAGTGACTCCTTCCCTAAAGACATGCTGATGGCTGTGACATATACAGTGCTGACGCCTCTGCTTAACCCCATAGTTTACAGcctgagaaacaaagaaatgcagATAGCCCTAAGGAAATCACCAGGCAGTGTAATTAGATTTTTCCTTCAGATGACAAATAAAAGACccctgaacattttttaa